In Apium graveolens cultivar Ventura chromosome 10, ASM990537v1, whole genome shotgun sequence, the following are encoded in one genomic region:
- the LOC141693265 gene encoding regulator of nonsense transcripts UPF2 isoform X2 → MEHPENESRSGGEQNHGKPDDEEAGARLEEFKKSVEFKMTLRQSNLNPEIPEPSFLRTLDSSIKRNTAVIKKLKQINEEQRESLMDELRSVNLSKFVSEAVTAICEAKLRTSDIHAAVQICSLLHQRYKDFSPSLVQGLLKIFFPGKTPEDPDADKNSKAMKKRSSLKLLLELYFVGVIDDSGVFINIIKDLTSMEHLKDRDAAQTNLSLLSSFARQARYFLGLPLSGQEILAEFYKGLNITPDQKKFFKKAFHVYYDAAAELLQSEHTSLRQMEHENSKILNAKGELSEETAIAYEKLRKSYDHLYRGVSALAEALDMQPPVMPEDAHTTRVTTGEDATSTGTGKDSSTLEAIWDDDDTRAFYECLPDLRAFVPAVLLGESESKDMTTESDQQIVTQDITEVSAGSEGLHDFKSGKEKDDSNDKEKGKELEKEKGKEKEADRRGDIEKEKLKNPEGTNLEGLLQRLPGCVSRDLIDQLTVEFCYVNSKSSRKKLVRALFSVPRTSLELLPYYSRMVATLSTCMKDVSSMLIQLLEEEFNFLLNKKDQMNIETKIRNIRFIGELCKFKIAPAGLVFSCLKACLDDFSHHNIDVACNLLETCGRFLYRSPETAVRMANMLEILMRLKNVKNLDPRHSTLVENAYYLCKPPERSARISKVRPPLHQYIRKLIFSDLDKLSIEHVLRQLRKLPWSECEPYLLKCFMKVHRGKYGQIHLIASLTAGLSRYHDEFAVSVVDEVLEEIRVGLELNDYGMQQRRIAHMRFLGELYNYEHVDSSVIFETLYLILVFGHGTAEEDVLDPPEDCFRIRMVITLLETCGHYFDRGSSKRKLDRFLIHFQRYILSKGAVPLDIEFDLQDLFADLRPNMTRYSSVEELDAALAVLEEHERKNSTEKNSTEKHLRSEKVPSGNLGHISVNGQMQTDGVKANGEAHEEVAEDTDTDSGSDRNSPAGHYDEEEMDEENHDETRDSEDDYSEGGGNASDEDDEVRVRQKITKVDPLEEADFDREFRALMQESLDSRKLELRARPTLNMMIPMNIFEGPTKDHHGRGVEGESGDDTLDEEAGGSKEVRVKVLVKRGSKQQTKEMFIPRDSSLVQSTKQKEAAELEEKQDIKRLVLEYNDREEEELNGLGNQPNSWIQSGGGRASSRGHTWDGHSGRGAGSRHRYHHHSGGGIFYSRRR, encoded by the exons ATGGAACATCCAGAAAATGAGTCTCGTTCTGGTGGTGAACAAAACCACGGTAAACCGGATGACGAG GAAGCTGGGGCTCGCCTAGAAGAATTTAAGAAATCTGTGGAGTTTAAAATGACTCTTCGTCAGAGTAACCTAAATCCTGAAATTCCTG AGCCAAGTTTTCTCAGGACACTAGATTCCAGCATTAAGCGAAACACTGCAGTTATTAAAAAATTAAAGCAGATTAATGAAGAACAGCGTGAAAGTTTAATGGATGAATTGCGAAGTGTCAACTTAAGCAAATTCGTTAGTGAAGCAGTGACTGCTATTTGTGAGGCCAAGCTTAGAACATCAGACATCCATGCAGCGGTCCAG ATATGTTCATTGCTCCATCAGAGGTATAAAGACTTTTCACCTAGTTTGGTTCAAGGACTCCTCAAAATCTTCTTTCCTGGAAAAACCCCGGAGGACCCAGATGCTGATAAGAATTCGAAGGCCATGAAGAAGCGCAGTTCACTTAAACTCCTCttggaactatattttgttggTGTCATTGATGATAGTGGTGTTTTCATTAATATTATCAAGGATCTTACGAGCATGGAACACCTGAAGGATCGTGATGCAGCTCAGACAAATTTGTCTCTTCTTTCTAGTTTTGCTCGGCAAGCTAGATACTTTCTTGGACTTCCACTGTCTGGACAGGAAATTCTCGCGGAG TTTTACAAAGGACTTAATATTACACCAGATCAAAAGAAATTTTTCAAGAAGGCTTTTCATGTGTACTATGATGCTGCGGCAGAGCTTCTTCAGTCAGAGCATACG TCACTGCGCCAAATGGAGCACgaaaattctaaaattttaaaCGCGAAAGGTGAGCTCAGCGAGGAGACTGCAATTGCATATGAAAAGCTCCGAAAGTCATATGACCATCTATATCGTGGTGTTTCTGC TTTAGCTGAAGCACTTGACATGCAACCTCCCGTAATGCCAGAGGATGCTCACACAACTAGGGTCACTACAGGGGAAGATGCAACATCTACTGGTACTGGGAAAGATTCTTCTACGCTTGAAGCGATATGGGATGATGATGACACAAGAGCTTTCTATGAATGCTTACCAGACCTTAG AGCATTTGTTCCTGCAGTATTATTGGGAGAATCAGAGTCCAAG GATATGACTACCGAATCAGACCAGCAGATTGTTACACAAGACATTACAGAGGTTTCTGCAGGTTCTGAAGGACTGCATGATTTTAAAAGTggaaaagaaaaagatgataGCAATGATAAAGAAAAAGGCAAGGAATTAGAGAAagagaaaggaaaagaaaaggaaGCTGATCGAAGAGGTGATATTGAAAAAGAAAAACTTAAAAATCCCGAAGGAACTAACCTTGAAGGTTTGTTGCAGAGGCTCCCAGGTTGTGTTAGCCGAGACCTAATTGATCAGTTGACG GTGGAATTCTGTTATGTGAACTCAAAATCTAGCCGCAAAAAGCTCGTGAGGGCTCTATTTAGTGTCCCCAGGACATCTTTGGAGTTGCTTCCATATTATTCGCGGATGGTGGCTACTTTGTCGACTTGTATGAAGGATGTGTCTTCCATGCTCATACAGTTGTTGGAAGAAGAATTTAACTTTTTGCTAAATAAGAAG GATCAAATGAATATTGAAACTAAGATCAGGAATATTCGGTTTATTGGAGAACTCTGCAAATTTAAAATAGCACCAGCGGGTCTTGTTTTTAGCTGTCTAAAG GCATGTTTGGATGATTTTAGCCACCATAATATTGATGTCGCGTGTAATCTTCTTGAGACATGTGGCCGTTTTCTTTACCGTTCGCCTGAAACTGCTGTACGCATGGCTAACATGCTGGAGATATTGATGCGTTTAAAAAATGTGAAAAATCTCGATCCCCGTCATAGCACTCTTGTAGAGAATGCTTATTACCTGTGCAAGCCACCGGAAAGATCTGCACGAATATCCAAAGTCCGTCCTCCGTTACATCAG TATATTAGAAAGCTAATTTTCTCGGATCTTGACAAGTTATCAATTGAACACGTGCTAAGACAACTTCGTAAACTACCGTGGAGTGAATGTGAGCCCTATCTTTTGAAATGTTTTATGAAGGTTCACAGGGGAAAGTATGGTCAGATACACTTGATTGCTTCCCTTACTGCTGGCTTGAGTCGATATCATGATGAATTTGCTGTTTCTGTTGTTGACGAG GTTTTGGAGGAAATTAGGGTTGGATTAGAGTTGAATGATTATGGAATGCAGCAACGGCGCATTGCACACATGCGTTTCTTGGGGGAACTATATAACTATGAACATGTGGATTCTTCTGTTATTTTTGAAACACTCTATTTAATTCTCGTTTTTGGACATGGGACAGCTGAG GAAGATGTATTAGATCCACCAGAAGATTGTTTCCGTATCAGGATGGTTATAACGCTTCTCGAAACATGTGGACATTATTTTGATCGAGGTTCCTCAAAGAGAAAGCTTGATAGATTCCTTATTCACTTTCAGAGATACATACTAAGCAAAGGTGCGGTGCCACTGGATATAGAGTTTGACTTGCAG GACCTATTTGCAGACTTGCGCCCCAACATGACAAGATATTCATCTGTTGAAGAGTTAGATGCGGCTCTTGCTGTACTTGAAGAGCATGAACGTAAAAATTCAACTGAAAAAAATAGTACTGAAAAACACTTGCGCTCGGAAAAAGTACCTAGTGGGAATTTGGGGCATATTTCAGTTAATGGACAAATGCAGACAGACGGTGTTAAGGCAAATGGTGAGGCACATGAAGAGGTAGCTGAGGACACTGATACAGACTCTGGAAGTGACAGAAATAGTCCAGCTGGACACTATGATGAGGAAGAGATGGATGAAGAGAATCATGATGAGACACGTGACAGTGAAGATGACTACTCCGAAGGGGGTGGTAATGCttctgatgaagatgatgaagtTCGAGTTCGGCAAAAGATCACCAAAGTGGATCCTTTAGAAGAAGCAGACTTTGATAGAGAATTCAGAGCTCTGATGCAG GAGAGCTTGGACTCCCGGAAGTTGGAGTTGCGGGCTCGGCCAACTTTGAATATGATGATTCCAATGAACATTTTCGAGGGACCTACAAAAGATCATCATGGAAGGGGCGTGGAAGGTGAAAGTGGTGATGATACTTTGGATGAAGAGGCGGGAGGAAGCAAGGAGGTTCGCGTGAAAGTTCTTGTAAAGCGTGGCAGCAAGCAGCAAACTAAAGAGATGTTTATACCCCGAGATTCCTCACTTGTGCAGAGTACCAAGCAGAAGGAAGCTGCTGAACTTGAGGAGAAGCAAGACATTAAACGGTTGGTCTTGGAGTATAATGATAGAGAAGAAGAGGAACTGAATGGATTAGGTAACCAACCAAATAGCTGGATCCAAAGTGGTGGTGGTAGAGCTTCTAGCCGAGGCCACACATGGGATGGCCATAGTGGGAGGGGTGCTGGATCACGTCATCGGTATCATCACCATTCTGGGGGTGGAATCTTTTATAGCAGAAGAAGATGA
- the LOC141693265 gene encoding regulator of nonsense transcripts UPF2 isoform X1, whose product MEHPENESRSGGEQNHGKPDDEEAGARLEEFKKSVEFKMTLRQSNLNPEIPEPSFLRTLDSSIKRNTAVIKKLKQINEEQRESLMDELRSVNLSKFVSEAVTAICEAKLRTSDIHAAVQICSLLHQRYKDFSPSLVQGLLKIFFPGKTPEDPDADKNSKAMKKRSSLKLLLELYFVGVIDDSGVFINIIKDLTSMEHLKDRDAAQTNLSLLSSFARQARYFLGLPLSGQEILAEFYKGLNITPDQKKFFKKAFHVYYDAAAELLQSEHTSLRQMEHENSKILNAKGELSEETAIAYEKLRKSYDHLYRGVSALAEALDMQPPVMPEDAHTTRVTTGEDATSTGTGKDSSTLEAIWDDDDTRAFYECLPDLRAFVPAVLLGESESKVNDQSAKTHEQPSDMTTESDQQIVTQDITEVSAGSEGLHDFKSGKEKDDSNDKEKGKELEKEKGKEKEADRRGDIEKEKLKNPEGTNLEGLLQRLPGCVSRDLIDQLTVEFCYVNSKSSRKKLVRALFSVPRTSLELLPYYSRMVATLSTCMKDVSSMLIQLLEEEFNFLLNKKDQMNIETKIRNIRFIGELCKFKIAPAGLVFSCLKACLDDFSHHNIDVACNLLETCGRFLYRSPETAVRMANMLEILMRLKNVKNLDPRHSTLVENAYYLCKPPERSARISKVRPPLHQYIRKLIFSDLDKLSIEHVLRQLRKLPWSECEPYLLKCFMKVHRGKYGQIHLIASLTAGLSRYHDEFAVSVVDEVLEEIRVGLELNDYGMQQRRIAHMRFLGELYNYEHVDSSVIFETLYLILVFGHGTAEEDVLDPPEDCFRIRMVITLLETCGHYFDRGSSKRKLDRFLIHFQRYILSKGAVPLDIEFDLQDLFADLRPNMTRYSSVEELDAALAVLEEHERKNSTEKNSTEKHLRSEKVPSGNLGHISVNGQMQTDGVKANGEAHEEVAEDTDTDSGSDRNSPAGHYDEEEMDEENHDETRDSEDDYSEGGGNASDEDDEVRVRQKITKVDPLEEADFDREFRALMQESLDSRKLELRARPTLNMMIPMNIFEGPTKDHHGRGVEGESGDDTLDEEAGGSKEVRVKVLVKRGSKQQTKEMFIPRDSSLVQSTKQKEAAELEEKQDIKRLVLEYNDREEEELNGLGNQPNSWIQSGGGRASSRGHTWDGHSGRGAGSRHRYHHHSGGGIFYSRRR is encoded by the exons ATGGAACATCCAGAAAATGAGTCTCGTTCTGGTGGTGAACAAAACCACGGTAAACCGGATGACGAG GAAGCTGGGGCTCGCCTAGAAGAATTTAAGAAATCTGTGGAGTTTAAAATGACTCTTCGTCAGAGTAACCTAAATCCTGAAATTCCTG AGCCAAGTTTTCTCAGGACACTAGATTCCAGCATTAAGCGAAACACTGCAGTTATTAAAAAATTAAAGCAGATTAATGAAGAACAGCGTGAAAGTTTAATGGATGAATTGCGAAGTGTCAACTTAAGCAAATTCGTTAGTGAAGCAGTGACTGCTATTTGTGAGGCCAAGCTTAGAACATCAGACATCCATGCAGCGGTCCAG ATATGTTCATTGCTCCATCAGAGGTATAAAGACTTTTCACCTAGTTTGGTTCAAGGACTCCTCAAAATCTTCTTTCCTGGAAAAACCCCGGAGGACCCAGATGCTGATAAGAATTCGAAGGCCATGAAGAAGCGCAGTTCACTTAAACTCCTCttggaactatattttgttggTGTCATTGATGATAGTGGTGTTTTCATTAATATTATCAAGGATCTTACGAGCATGGAACACCTGAAGGATCGTGATGCAGCTCAGACAAATTTGTCTCTTCTTTCTAGTTTTGCTCGGCAAGCTAGATACTTTCTTGGACTTCCACTGTCTGGACAGGAAATTCTCGCGGAG TTTTACAAAGGACTTAATATTACACCAGATCAAAAGAAATTTTTCAAGAAGGCTTTTCATGTGTACTATGATGCTGCGGCAGAGCTTCTTCAGTCAGAGCATACG TCACTGCGCCAAATGGAGCACgaaaattctaaaattttaaaCGCGAAAGGTGAGCTCAGCGAGGAGACTGCAATTGCATATGAAAAGCTCCGAAAGTCATATGACCATCTATATCGTGGTGTTTCTGC TTTAGCTGAAGCACTTGACATGCAACCTCCCGTAATGCCAGAGGATGCTCACACAACTAGGGTCACTACAGGGGAAGATGCAACATCTACTGGTACTGGGAAAGATTCTTCTACGCTTGAAGCGATATGGGATGATGATGACACAAGAGCTTTCTATGAATGCTTACCAGACCTTAG AGCATTTGTTCCTGCAGTATTATTGGGAGAATCAGAGTCCAAGGTAAATGATCAATCTGCAAAGACACATGAGCAACCAAGT GATATGACTACCGAATCAGACCAGCAGATTGTTACACAAGACATTACAGAGGTTTCTGCAGGTTCTGAAGGACTGCATGATTTTAAAAGTggaaaagaaaaagatgataGCAATGATAAAGAAAAAGGCAAGGAATTAGAGAAagagaaaggaaaagaaaaggaaGCTGATCGAAGAGGTGATATTGAAAAAGAAAAACTTAAAAATCCCGAAGGAACTAACCTTGAAGGTTTGTTGCAGAGGCTCCCAGGTTGTGTTAGCCGAGACCTAATTGATCAGTTGACG GTGGAATTCTGTTATGTGAACTCAAAATCTAGCCGCAAAAAGCTCGTGAGGGCTCTATTTAGTGTCCCCAGGACATCTTTGGAGTTGCTTCCATATTATTCGCGGATGGTGGCTACTTTGTCGACTTGTATGAAGGATGTGTCTTCCATGCTCATACAGTTGTTGGAAGAAGAATTTAACTTTTTGCTAAATAAGAAG GATCAAATGAATATTGAAACTAAGATCAGGAATATTCGGTTTATTGGAGAACTCTGCAAATTTAAAATAGCACCAGCGGGTCTTGTTTTTAGCTGTCTAAAG GCATGTTTGGATGATTTTAGCCACCATAATATTGATGTCGCGTGTAATCTTCTTGAGACATGTGGCCGTTTTCTTTACCGTTCGCCTGAAACTGCTGTACGCATGGCTAACATGCTGGAGATATTGATGCGTTTAAAAAATGTGAAAAATCTCGATCCCCGTCATAGCACTCTTGTAGAGAATGCTTATTACCTGTGCAAGCCACCGGAAAGATCTGCACGAATATCCAAAGTCCGTCCTCCGTTACATCAG TATATTAGAAAGCTAATTTTCTCGGATCTTGACAAGTTATCAATTGAACACGTGCTAAGACAACTTCGTAAACTACCGTGGAGTGAATGTGAGCCCTATCTTTTGAAATGTTTTATGAAGGTTCACAGGGGAAAGTATGGTCAGATACACTTGATTGCTTCCCTTACTGCTGGCTTGAGTCGATATCATGATGAATTTGCTGTTTCTGTTGTTGACGAG GTTTTGGAGGAAATTAGGGTTGGATTAGAGTTGAATGATTATGGAATGCAGCAACGGCGCATTGCACACATGCGTTTCTTGGGGGAACTATATAACTATGAACATGTGGATTCTTCTGTTATTTTTGAAACACTCTATTTAATTCTCGTTTTTGGACATGGGACAGCTGAG GAAGATGTATTAGATCCACCAGAAGATTGTTTCCGTATCAGGATGGTTATAACGCTTCTCGAAACATGTGGACATTATTTTGATCGAGGTTCCTCAAAGAGAAAGCTTGATAGATTCCTTATTCACTTTCAGAGATACATACTAAGCAAAGGTGCGGTGCCACTGGATATAGAGTTTGACTTGCAG GACCTATTTGCAGACTTGCGCCCCAACATGACAAGATATTCATCTGTTGAAGAGTTAGATGCGGCTCTTGCTGTACTTGAAGAGCATGAACGTAAAAATTCAACTGAAAAAAATAGTACTGAAAAACACTTGCGCTCGGAAAAAGTACCTAGTGGGAATTTGGGGCATATTTCAGTTAATGGACAAATGCAGACAGACGGTGTTAAGGCAAATGGTGAGGCACATGAAGAGGTAGCTGAGGACACTGATACAGACTCTGGAAGTGACAGAAATAGTCCAGCTGGACACTATGATGAGGAAGAGATGGATGAAGAGAATCATGATGAGACACGTGACAGTGAAGATGACTACTCCGAAGGGGGTGGTAATGCttctgatgaagatgatgaagtTCGAGTTCGGCAAAAGATCACCAAAGTGGATCCTTTAGAAGAAGCAGACTTTGATAGAGAATTCAGAGCTCTGATGCAG GAGAGCTTGGACTCCCGGAAGTTGGAGTTGCGGGCTCGGCCAACTTTGAATATGATGATTCCAATGAACATTTTCGAGGGACCTACAAAAGATCATCATGGAAGGGGCGTGGAAGGTGAAAGTGGTGATGATACTTTGGATGAAGAGGCGGGAGGAAGCAAGGAGGTTCGCGTGAAAGTTCTTGTAAAGCGTGGCAGCAAGCAGCAAACTAAAGAGATGTTTATACCCCGAGATTCCTCACTTGTGCAGAGTACCAAGCAGAAGGAAGCTGCTGAACTTGAGGAGAAGCAAGACATTAAACGGTTGGTCTTGGAGTATAATGATAGAGAAGAAGAGGAACTGAATGGATTAGGTAACCAACCAAATAGCTGGATCCAAAGTGGTGGTGGTAGAGCTTCTAGCCGAGGCCACACATGGGATGGCCATAGTGGGAGGGGTGCTGGATCACGTCATCGGTATCATCACCATTCTGGGGGTGGAATCTTTTATAGCAGAAGAAGATGA